A stretch of the Channa argus isolate prfri chromosome 9, Channa argus male v1.0, whole genome shotgun sequence genome encodes the following:
- the LOC137132636 gene encoding fibronectin-like, with amino-acid sequence MYTLKGNGRSPAVTLTAYTGLKPGTEYVIKIVALQNGLRSTPLEGKAGTQPATDHQLLVPELPHRPSTDILDVPESFNDKLFTSNHVNLAGTGGQNELGQQGQHIYTEFQSLGPNHRLQGPYSGLKEGQRPTLREPLVYIPVAGPDGNRVPLVKVSEGPLPGLAFGFPDNETELPQEAKTITTISWQQIPHTSEYEVSCNPITHLEERGFQMRLPGTSDSAKLIGLTSGASYNVVVEAMKGGAKEKVLEKVVTVGNPVPDNIPITTTQDVCYDTFTQTYHEIGSEWERMSDTGFKLWCRCLGLGSGHFRCDSSSEWLNNLIPACFAST; translated from the exons ATGTATACACTGAAAGGAAATGGACGCAGCCCGGCTGTCACGCTCACTGCCTACACAG GTCTGAAACCAGGAACAGAGTATGTTATTAAGATTGTTGCTCTGCAGAATGGTTTGAGAAGCACACCTCTTGAAGGCAAAGCTGGAACAC AGCCAGCTACAGATCATCAGTTATTGGTTCCTGAGCTTCCTCACCGGCCCAGTACTGACATCCTGGATGTTCCAGAGTCCTTCAATGACAAACT CTTTACCTCCAACCATGTTAACTTGGCTGGTACTGGTGGCCAGAATGAACTAGGTCAGCAAGGCCAGCATATTTACACGGAGTTCCAGAGCCTAGGTCCTAATCATAGACTTCAGGGCCCCTACAGTGGACTCAAAGAAGGCCAGAGACCCACTCTCAGAGAACCCCTTGTCTATATTCCTGTAGCAGGTCCTGATGGAAACAGAGTCCCCTTGGTCAAG GTGAGTGAGGGTCCTCTGCCAGGTCTCGCATTTGGTTTCCCTGATAATGAGACAGAGTTGCCCCAAGAAGCAAAGACAATTACAACCATCTCCTGGCAACAGATCCCCCATACTTCAGAGTATGAAGTGTCCTGTAATCCCATTACCCACCTGGAGGAAAGGGGTTTCCAg ATGCGTCTTCCTGGCACTTCAGACAGTGCCAAACTGATTGGATTGACATCTGGAGCATCCTATAATGTTGTAGTAGAGGCCATGAAGGGTGGGGCCAAAGAGAAAGTTCTGGAGAAAGTTGTAACCGTTGGCAATCCTG TTCCAGACAACATCCCTATTACCACAACCCAGGATGTGTGTtatgacacattcacacaaacctATCACGAGATTGGGTCAGAGTGGGAGCGCATGTCAGACACAGGCTTCAAGCTGTGGTGCCGCTGCCTGGGCCTGGGCAGTGGTCATTTTAGGTGTGATTCATCCAGTGAGTGGCTTAATAACCTCATCCCAGCATGCTTTGCATCCACCTAA
- the LOC137132635 gene encoding uridine 5'-monophosphate synthase-like isoform X2 has protein sequence MSARRISAMSSAVKRKYVCDTKKNISIDSLILKLHDVNVLKLGEYKLKCGMMSPFYIDLRVLVSHPALMNEVSGLIYEQMQEKKLEFDLLCGVPYTALPLATIISSTHELPMLIRRKENKDYGTKRLVEGSFCNGDTCLIIEDTVTTGSSILETAEVLIKEGLKVTDAIVVMDREQGGVEMLASKGIRLHPIISMSKLLDVLRVGERIEAQTVQNVSKFGLDNNTFSPKDENDSIFPTIKKPRLEQKLELSYADRAKLPNIHPLASKLLRIMDEKQSNLCLSADVISGEEVLQLADSLGPQICMLKTHVEFLKRCPVSFTQRLQALAEKHNFLIFDDHNFADTENTVKDHYEVSAHAVPGLVKGLSDVGKPLGRGCLLRAEMSTQGSLATGEYTKAVIKMAEEQSDFVIGFICGSKITERPEFIHMTPGVQMEAGGHELAQQYTTPEDVIHNKCSDVIIVGRGVLQAPDRLKAVESYRKEGWDAYTKRISQSGQ, from the exons ATGTCGGCCCGAAGAATTTCAGCAATGAGTTCTGCAGTTAAGAGAAAGTATGTGTGCGACAcgaagaaaaacatttccatcGACAGTTTAATCCTGAAGCTTCACGATGTAAACGTGTTGAAGCTTGGAGAGTACAAGCTGAAGTGCGGCATGATGTCGCCATTTTACATCGACTTGAGGGTTCTCGTTTCCCACCCGGCGCTGATGAACGAG GTCTCAGGTCTTATATACGAGCAAATGCAAGAGAAGAAGCTAGAGTTTGACTTGTTGTGTGGGGTTCCATACACAGCTCTGCCTTTGGCCACAATTATCAGCTCTACTCATGAGTTGCCTATGCTCATCAGACGAAAGGAGAACAAGGATTATG GAACAAAGCGTCTGGTGGAGGGGTCATTTTGTAATGGAGACACATGTCTGATCATTGAGGACACAgtgaccactggcagcagcatCCTGGAAACTGCTGAAGTGCTCATTAAAGAGGGGCTGAAG GTAACAGATGCCATTGTCGTAATGGACAGAGAGCAAGGTGGTGTGGAGATGTTGGCTTCTAAGGGAATCAGGCTCCATCCGATCATCTCTATGTCCAAGCTGCTCGATGTGCTGCGTGTAGGTGAACGCATTGAAGCCCAAACTGTCCAGAATGTCAGCAAGTTCGGCCTGGACAACAACACTTTCAG TCCCAAGGATGAGAATGACAGTATTTTTCCTACAATCAAGAAGCCACGTCTAGAACAGAAACTGGAGCTGAGTTATGCAGACAGAGCCAAACTACCAA ACATTCACCCTCTGGCTTCAAAGCTGTTGAGGATCATGGATGAGAAGCAGTCCaacctctgtctgtctgctgatgtGATCAGCGGCGAGGAGGTGCTCCAGTTAGCAGACTCTCTTGGTCCCCAGATCTGCATGCTGAAGACCCATGTAGAGTTTCTCAAG CGTTGTCCTGTAAGCTTCACCCAGAGGCTGCAGGCTTTGGCCGAGAAACACAACTTCCTCATCTTTGATGATCACAATTTTgcagacactgaaaacacagtCAAAGATCACTATGAAG TGAGTGCTCACGCTGTGCCCGGGTTGGTCAAGGGTTTGAGTGATGTTGGAAAACCTCTGGGCCGAGGCTGTTTGCTCAGAGCAGAGATGAGCACCCAGGGGTCACTAGCTACTGGTGAATACACGAAGGCAGTG ATAAAGATGGCAGAGGAGCAGTCCGACTTTGTGATTGGCTTTATCTGTGGCTCTAAGATCACAGAGAGGCCAGAGTTCATTCACATGACCCCAGGGGTGCAGATGGAGGCAGGAG GTCATGAGTTGGCCCAGCAGTACACCACCCCAGAGGACGTTATCCACAATAAGTGCTCAGATGTCATCATCGTTGGACGCGGTGTTCTGCAGGCCCCTGATAGGCTGAAAGCTGTTGAATCTTACAGAAAGGAAGGCTGGGATGCTTACACAAAGAGAATAAGCCAGAGTGGCCAATAG
- the LOC137132635 gene encoding uridine 5'-monophosphate synthase-like isoform X1 encodes MSARRISAMSSAVKRKYVCDTKKNISIDSLILKLHDVNVLKLGEYKLKCGMMSPFYIDLRVLVSHPALMNEVSGLIYEQMQEKKLEFDLLCGVPYTALPLATIISSTHELPMLIRRKENKDYGTKRLVEGSFCNGDTCLIIEDTVTTGSSILETAEVLIKEGLKVTDAIVVMDREQGGVEMLASKGIRLHPIISMSKLLDVLRVGERIEAQTVQNVSKFGLDNNTFSPKDENDSIFPTIKKPRLEQKLELSYADRAKLPNIHPLASKLLRIMDEKQSNLCLSADVISGEEVLQLADSLGPQICMLKTHVEFLKRCPVSFTQRLQALAEKHNFLIFDDHNFADTENTVKDHYEGGLYYISSWSHIVSAHAVPGLVKGLSDVGKPLGRGCLLRAEMSTQGSLATGEYTKAVIKMAEEQSDFVIGFICGSKITERPEFIHMTPGVQMEAGGHELAQQYTTPEDVIHNKCSDVIIVGRGVLQAPDRLKAVESYRKEGWDAYTKRISQSGQ; translated from the exons ATGTCGGCCCGAAGAATTTCAGCAATGAGTTCTGCAGTTAAGAGAAAGTATGTGTGCGACAcgaagaaaaacatttccatcGACAGTTTAATCCTGAAGCTTCACGATGTAAACGTGTTGAAGCTTGGAGAGTACAAGCTGAAGTGCGGCATGATGTCGCCATTTTACATCGACTTGAGGGTTCTCGTTTCCCACCCGGCGCTGATGAACGAG GTCTCAGGTCTTATATACGAGCAAATGCAAGAGAAGAAGCTAGAGTTTGACTTGTTGTGTGGGGTTCCATACACAGCTCTGCCTTTGGCCACAATTATCAGCTCTACTCATGAGTTGCCTATGCTCATCAGACGAAAGGAGAACAAGGATTATG GAACAAAGCGTCTGGTGGAGGGGTCATTTTGTAATGGAGACACATGTCTGATCATTGAGGACACAgtgaccactggcagcagcatCCTGGAAACTGCTGAAGTGCTCATTAAAGAGGGGCTGAAG GTAACAGATGCCATTGTCGTAATGGACAGAGAGCAAGGTGGTGTGGAGATGTTGGCTTCTAAGGGAATCAGGCTCCATCCGATCATCTCTATGTCCAAGCTGCTCGATGTGCTGCGTGTAGGTGAACGCATTGAAGCCCAAACTGTCCAGAATGTCAGCAAGTTCGGCCTGGACAACAACACTTTCAG TCCCAAGGATGAGAATGACAGTATTTTTCCTACAATCAAGAAGCCACGTCTAGAACAGAAACTGGAGCTGAGTTATGCAGACAGAGCCAAACTACCAA ACATTCACCCTCTGGCTTCAAAGCTGTTGAGGATCATGGATGAGAAGCAGTCCaacctctgtctgtctgctgatgtGATCAGCGGCGAGGAGGTGCTCCAGTTAGCAGACTCTCTTGGTCCCCAGATCTGCATGCTGAAGACCCATGTAGAGTTTCTCAAG CGTTGTCCTGTAAGCTTCACCCAGAGGCTGCAGGCTTTGGCCGAGAAACACAACTTCCTCATCTTTGATGATCACAATTTTgcagacactgaaaacacagtCAAAGATCACTATGAAG GTGGCTTGTACTACATCTCATCTTGGTCCCACATAGTGAGTGCTCACGCTGTGCCCGGGTTGGTCAAGGGTTTGAGTGATGTTGGAAAACCTCTGGGCCGAGGCTGTTTGCTCAGAGCAGAGATGAGCACCCAGGGGTCACTAGCTACTGGTGAATACACGAAGGCAGTG ATAAAGATGGCAGAGGAGCAGTCCGACTTTGTGATTGGCTTTATCTGTGGCTCTAAGATCACAGAGAGGCCAGAGTTCATTCACATGACCCCAGGGGTGCAGATGGAGGCAGGAG GTCATGAGTTGGCCCAGCAGTACACCACCCCAGAGGACGTTATCCACAATAAGTGCTCAGATGTCATCATCGTTGGACGCGGTGTTCTGCAGGCCCCTGATAGGCTGAAAGCTGTTGAATCTTACAGAAAGGAAGGCTGGGATGCTTACACAAAGAGAATAAGCCAGAGTGGCCAATAG